The region AGCTGGGGCTGTTGAATTTTCTCCATCCTGACCAGAGTTTCTTACCGAATGACCAGACGTCAGATTTGGTGCTATAGTTGCTGTAGGAGAAAACCTCTGGGGCAGACCACTTCACTGGAAACTTGGTACCTGTGGAGCTGGTGTACTGATCATCCAGGACAATcctggaagaggaagagaagggggGAATGCTGAGTTACCCCCAACCCATGGCAGCACCAAGGGATGCTGCAAAACCTCGGTGCCTTTACCTCGACATCCCAAAGTCAGACACTTTGACCACGTGGGATTCCCCTACCAGGCAGTTCCTGGCAGCCTGCAAAGGAAACAAGGTGCAAAGGCATCAGGTCAGAGCTAAAACGCTGTCACAGCCACTCAGGGGCTTTTATCCTGGAAAAGCAGATAATGCTCAAAAAAGGAGCATCAAAGTGACATTGTGCCATACAAAGAGGACAAAACCCTGAGCTTCTCGTGCTCTCTGTATGTTTTGCAGCTTGACCCTGTTGCCAGAAAAGCTGTTCACATCTCTCTGACTTGCAGGCCCTTGTTGCCCAGAAAGGGTGGAGCAAGCCCCTAAAATAGCCACAGCTACTCTGTCATTGCATGCCTAATGAAACTGCAGCAGTGACTGATGGAGCTTGACTGAAATCCCCgtaattaaaactattttatcaTCAAGCATGTTTATACATGACTTTTGCTAGAACAGGTCTTTTTGCCATCCTCACGGATTTATGACATGAAGAGTGGTCAGTACTGCGGATCTTGGGGAGCAAATGAGTccaatcaggaaaaaaagacaaattttataggcttgtttcttctctccttaaACCAGTTAAGGGGAATTTATTGATCAGTGTTCCAGTGATTGgggttttaaatttatttatttatttatttatttgtgctgcttttgcagTGAGAGCAGATACAGGATCCCCTATAAACAGACAGGCAGGAGCAGTGTGCAAGCTGATATTAaggaagaaagcagaggaaaaagccCCTCTGGAGCAAAGGAAAAGTCCACATGGGACCAACATACCAGGTCTCTGTGGATGACAGAGTTTTGTTCCAGGTAAGCCATTCCTTCACACACATCCAGGCACATCCCCAGCAGCGTTTCCCTGGAGAAGCTGCCCCGCTGGCTCCTGAGGTAGTCGGACAGGCAGCCGTTCTCCATGAACTCGAACACCAGGCAGATGGGAGCTTCCTCAAAGCACACACCGTAAAGCTGGACCAGCTTGGGGTGAGACAGCTTCCTGcgggacagggagggaaggtgGGAAAGAGGCTGAAACGGGCTCAGTGCCTGCCATCCTCCCAGCAGGGGTGTTATATACAGCAGTTTATGCCACAGCGCTGCACCCAGCTCACTGCAAAGGCCAGCTTTGCAGGTGTGTAGGGCAAGGAATAAATGTCATCCCATTTTAATGGCAGTGGTCACCAAAAGATTTTTCTGCGTGGAAAACCATACAATcgaacaaaataaacaaaacaaatccgatttctctctgtcttgtggggagggaaatgcaaaaagaaagcaaaaaaaagtcaataaaaccaaagccaaaTATATTCAGTTGTGCAGAGCAAAACATTTGACAGGTAAGGCTTTTCAATGAAATTGCCCTTAagttttaagagattttttttctcagaaaaaccACTTTGCTCTCCAAAATGCACCATCAGTTATCCTTGCCTTCCTGAACAGCAGAGATCTGGAAGACCATGGATATTGATAGACTTGGAAGCACAGTAATTCACCTACACTTTGAATTGCCTTCCTTCATAGCCACCAGAGCTCACCAGTCTATTCACCATTAAGATACACAGCAGATAATCCAAGTCTGAATTCCCTATTCATGTTCCTGACTTTTTCCAGTGTTATGGATCCCACAGGGTGTGACTGTGGTGGTGAATCTAACACTTACATCAAGACTTTGGCTTCCTCGATGAAATCCTCCTCAGACATTGCTCCTTCACGGATGGTCTTTATGGCCACTTTGGTCTTGCCCAGCAGATAGCCGAGGTAGACCACCCCAAACTGACCACTGCCGATCTCCTGCACTCGGGTGAGCTCAGAGGCATTAATGACCAATTTTCCTGTTGGTTGCAAGGGAGAAAGAGTAAGGACTGAGCAGTAGAAGGCCAAACAAAGAAGTTTTTGTGGGTTAAACACCGAGGTAGGACTCCAAATGAGACTTTCTGGCTCTCCCTCAAATTACCTGTCTGACCTTTGATAGCTCATTTGACTAGTCCATGCTGTAGGTCATGTTCAAGGGTAGGAACAACAACATCCCCTTTCTCCCCCCGCTTTGTCCTGCCTATCCAGTTCTTCAGGGAGGATTGTTTTTACCATGCTTATGTGCAGTACCCAGCACAACACGGGGCTCGAGTTTCTTTGAAGTCTCCAAGAATTACAATAAAGATGATGCCGGCAAAATTCTATTGACAACAATATTCAAATGAAGGCATCTTTCAGGAGGGACTCAGCTTTCAACAAATTATTTCCATCCATTTCCATCCCCTTTGTTCAGCATTCATTTTGGTATTTAATGCTGAGTTCAGAGAGACCCTGGGGTTCTCATCACCTCTCTCAAGCACGCTCAGTTCTGTCATTTATCAACGACCATGGCAAAGATGACAACCTGGTGAACAGTGCAGTGGAAAGGCCTGAAGAAAGCCATCTCTTGTGGCTGTAATCTCATGACTATTCCTCAGTATCTGTGGGGATGTGCAGGATCACCCAGCTAGCCAGCCAGGAGCGTGATTGATTCCCATGCAGTCGCGGGAGAGCCTTACCATAGCTGAGCCCAGCGGTGATGGGGGCCTGTTTCCTCCAGGAGGAGACCGCGTATCGCAGCCGCGTCACGAgacctggggacacggggacaggttCCTGTTACTGCCACAGCCATGGGGAGCCTGGCTGCCACCACCCCAGAGGGCAGCTTGCAGTCTGGAAGCAGATTTATTGCACTGAGTTCTCAGCTCCACTTGAGGGCAGCTGAACCTCTGTGCAGGCTCTGGTTTCCTTCCTGGGAGAAGGATGCCAGTTCTGAGCACTTTCAGCTTGTTTCCCATTTTCACATCCAGAGCTTTGACTCTCTGTAAACTCTGATGAATTTCCAAATGATACTTGGTATTTACAGGGTATTTTTGAACCCCAGCGTTTCCCTTGGTACTCCTGGACTGTGGGGATGGAAATCACCATGTCTGGTTATGGATTCTGGCCATGTCCTTAACCTTGTGTCAAATCAAGGCCCAGAGATAGATCACCTCAAGAAGGCCCTGCAGTGTAATTCCGACAGATAGCTTGGCCTGGCAGTGGTGAGACACCCCCAGGGCTCTCTATAATATTTCATTATGACATCTGTATTGGCCATGGTCAGCCTTAGAAGGACAACCAGAGTGAGGATGCAATGCCGGAAGCTGGCCTGAAATAGTAGTTTCAGAATAAGTGGGAGAAAAGGTGATGTAATTTCAGAATGAGTGGGAGAAAAGGTGATGCCATTTAATGCTTCATTGTAAGGACAGAGGGCTTGGGAGCCCTCCTCCATTCCCAACAGTCACCTGGCAAACCAGCGAGTTCTCTGCTCAGCATCAGCTTCACTCACCTGCTGCATTGTGCTGGTGGTAGTTGATGAGGTCAGGGATGGAGTCAAACACGTGCTTTTCTGCCAGGTAGTATCGCTTGGGAAAGTCAGTTGTCTCATTGATGTGATAATGCTTTATAACAGGATTGTTGTCCGTGCTGAAAAAGAGGAGGTTTTCTTTGAGAGAAAATAGATCACAGCAAAAAGACAGGGATTTGGGGTATAAACAGAAACAAGTGAGCAAAGGGAAGAACCCTCCCTCAAAAAGAATGGGAAAGGAGCAAGGAGCGAGCTGCAGCTGCTAATGAGCTCTGTGTACTTGTATGTTCCCCCTCTCACTCGCTCTGGCCTCATCTCAAGAGAAAGACTGAGGTTTCCTGATAAGAGAAGGTTGTGTACTAagctcctctgcctcttctTTGTGAAACCCAACTTTCTGCCCCATCACTGAAACCCTTTCACTTGTCTTACTCTCCCCACCTCTGATGAGTGCAGCACAGAGCCCATGTGGATCCTGCTGACACTTCAGTTCAGGGGACAATGCCATCAGAATGACAACCCCAGTGATGCCCAAGGGACTATTTATAGGCACATATTTAGATTCAGGGAGAAGTGGAGCCTTTAATACACTTTGGGACTAGCAGCTGactcttctgccttttttgGAAGTGTTTTCCCTCTATCATTTTCATGAGCCTTCTGCTCTCTTGTTATAATGCCAAAACAACTATACAGAGATTACACACTGGTAGAAGCCATTTCATTGATGTAATTGATGTGAAAAGCTGCTGAGCTCGGCTGTACCTTAATGCTTTGGTGAAAACAGAGACTGTGTACATGCCAGGCTGCCTCGAATCTCTCACCATGAAGGCCCCTTCTCTACCCTGGAACAGGAGCAAAGGCAAGAAAACTGGTTAGAGACAtaacggaaaaaaaaaaaaaaaaatgaaaaccaacaaaaaaagaagtagGCTAGGGGCAAAGCTGTGCTTATTTCAGCCCTGTCATGAAGATGTGCTAAacatataggaaaaaaaagagccatCACCCCGCTGACAGAGTTTGGTGTGTTCCATGCATAGCTCTGGTGGCTACCCAGGGCCTGCAGGTCCCTCTCGGGTGTTAGGTGCTTTTAGCTCAGCTTCCTCTCAGAGCTCTCAGAGGAAATGAGACGTAGACACTCGTGCTGAGTACGTGTGGGCGTGCCTCTCTGTCCCTCCAAATCTCTCCTCTGGAAATTCCGAATCCATTGACTGCCCTCAGCCCTATCTGACAGAACACATGTTCAATGAAATGTTTGGCCGAGTGGAAAGGCAAACCCCTCTGAGTGCTCTCTGTGGAGTGAGCAGCCACAGAACAAATCACAGTTGATCCATCACCAGAGAATCCATGTGGGAGTGTAGGAAGATAATTTACCGACGTACTACGAATTGTAAAACCTTGGACGTGACCCTCCTCTTTCAGAGGCACACCACTCATCCAGTGTCTAAACATAAGTGGGTAAGAGAGCGGTGCTCCTGCAGTGTGGCACACACAGaaccattttccattttaacttTTCACTGTAATTGTTTTCCACTCATCTGAATGCTAAAATGCCTCATAGGGCATGTTCCCACTGGCCCAGATGGTTCAGATGGCAGAGGAGACATTTAACATCACAGTTTGGCTGGAACGTGCTGTACTGACCTATATATTGGTAATAAACcccacatttttcttctgtttgcagaTAAAGAAGATTTTCACCTGGCATCCCAAgtgcctgatttttttcattccctccTCCTTTGCTTTACATGGAAGGTTTCCTCCATTTTATGTCTTCTACCCACCCACAACACTTCATGCAGAGCTAATCCACCAAGTGCACCCTGCCTGGGCCTCCCTCCCTAGAGGTTTGATCAGCTCTGGGTGAACAcagaggctgagctgctcctgcatcccCGGGCatgagctgctggctgtgcagctctgcccaggtgGGATCTGAGCTGTGAACTTCAGTGTCTGCACAACATCTGCTGCATCTGCACCACACAATATCTGGCACAGCTCTAAAAAAGGTCTCTCTGCTGCTGTAGAAGCATTTAATCATGCACAGTGAGGGCTTCAGGACTGGAGGTGGGCAAGTTTTGGAGGCAGCATCCTGCCCAAGTTACTCTAAGCTCTATTCTTGGCCTTCCAGTCTCAGTTGACAGCAAACCTGGCCAAAGATCACTCACAAACTTGGCCACATTTCTGGGGGGAGCTGTGAGGTTTGCAAAGCTTTGAACCAGAAGTCTCTGCACCCACATGGGGGTAGTTACCACAGAAAAGTTGTACAGGTaggactgaaagaaaaaataagaccACTAAACCATGTGTGGATTTTTCCTCTAGTACTTTGtacaagaatttttaaaaccatGCAAAAATGTTCCTATTTCCATAAAATACTACTGTTCCAAGAAGAAACACTTTATTTGTGTTCATTAACAGGGCCACCTGTTAATGTAAGagctgatttaaaaattaaggttGTGTTTGTGTGGAAAATTTGAACAAGAAGCTTATTCTTTGTGTTTTCACTGGAAAACTCTGGCttaactgaaaaattaaagatgTGTGCTTACATGCACACAcgcaattaaaaaaagaaaacccacagcCATACTTTTGGCTTTCACCCAAAATACTTCAGCACAAGATTGGTTAGATTTTCAGAGAACTACTGGCATCCACAGGCCtcctgcagagacagaaaagatGAGCTAAAATCGCAGTTTTCAGCTGGCACAGTGGCCTCAAGCAGTGTTTTCCTCCAGTCCCAGTTACTGGTGTGTTTGGATGGCACAGCTCCATCCATGCTCAGCTAATGTGGAGATAAGGGGGGTGTGCTGGTGGTCCTTTATCTCACATCACACACTAAGGACACAAACAGAGCAGGAACCCAGGGTTCATCTCTCTTACTCAAAGCAACCCTCGCAGGCTTCATTTcccattaattaattaattactgtTTCCCATCCACCCCGTACATAACACTGCCTTACCTCATCCCTGAGCagtgtttctgctttgcttctgctgATGTTCTTATTGTACCACCTGAAAACATCAAAAGACTCCGAGTCAGCGTCTCTAGGCCAGGAGAGTTTCTCCTGAAAAGCTTCTGAGTGGAGCGTCCCCAGGGTGGAATGTCAGGTGGCGTGGGGGCATTTGAGGCTTGTAGCCTCAAATCCAGGGCACTTGGAGGTACAAGAAAAGCAGTGGCACAACTTACTCATAAACTTGCAGATTCTCGGGTGATTTTTCCACCAGGTAGCTGCTTGGCACGTAGCCTTCATGCCTGTTGAGAGGCAGGACAAGTGTGAGTGTGCTGACAGACGGGATTTTCTCTGCATCTGTAGGAGTCAGCCTTGAAAGCTTTGCCTGCTCACTGTATGATAAAAGTGCTGGTGGGTATGTATTGAGTAGGGTTACTGGAGGGGAAAACAACTGATTGCGCCTCTAAACTTGGAGAGTTTCAcagttttcccctctgtttATCACTGCAAGTATCAGTCTGAATGGTTTATTGCTGTAAAATTAACTTTCAGATTCTTTTCTTCAGCTGCCTGAAGCATCAGCAAATGGAAGAAGGTGACCCTAAATAACCTTCTATCACTTTTTCCCTGTAAATAAGAGGATGCTTCACAAAAGCTGAACAAGAGGGATTAAACATGAATGTTAACAGAGGAACAAACTGGAATTAGAAAGGAACTTGTACATTGGCTGTTGAAAAAGGACTTACCCATTCTTATCCTGAATCAGCCACCAATGCTCCTCAGAGCTGTCAATCACATAATATTCCTCGTTATATTGTAACGTCAGCTCCTGCGGGTTCTGGGCTTCATAGTCATATATGGCCATGACCACGGCTTCCTTGGGGTCCAGCCACAATTTCTGCACAAATTAGGCAAAAGGCTCATCACATTCATATtcatattaataataatattcatAAAAAGCAGTGGCATGCTCTCTAAAGTGCTATTTTCCTGGCAGCACTGGTGTCCCCTGGGTTCAAAAGCCTCAGAGCACCCCAGAGCATCTAGTGGGGTGTGGTGGCAGCATGAGAATCTTCAGTGCTTTCAAGCAATgaatttcatacaaaaatttg is a window of Hirundo rustica isolate bHirRus1 chromosome 14, bHirRus1.pri.v3, whole genome shotgun sequence DNA encoding:
- the ITK gene encoding tyrosine-protein kinase ITK/TSK; the protein is MSWEANLLGTAMNNCVLLEELLIKKSQQKRRTSPSNFKVRFFVLTKSMLAYYEHRHGKKRTLKGTVELSRIKCVEIVKSDIIIPCQYKYPFQIVHDNYILYVFAPNRESRQRWVLALKEETRYNNSLASKCHPDFWLDGKWRCCAQTEKMAAGCVVYDPTKNASKKPLPPTPEDNWKLWLDPKEAVVMAIYDYEAQNPQELTLQYNEEYYVIDSSEEHWWLIQDKNGHEGYVPSSYLVEKSPENLQVYEWYNKNISRSKAETLLRDEGREGAFMVRDSRQPGMYTVSVFTKALSTDNNPVIKHYHINETTDFPKRYYLAEKHVFDSIPDLINYHQHNAAGLVTRLRYAVSSWRKQAPITAGLSYGKLVINASELTRVQEIGSGQFGVVYLGYLLGKTKVAIKTIREGAMSEEDFIEEAKVLMKLSHPKLVQLYGVCFEEAPICLVFEFMENGCLSDYLRSQRGSFSRETLLGMCLDVCEGMAYLEQNSVIHRDLAARNCLVGESHVVKVSDFGMSRIVLDDQYTSSTGTKFPVKWSAPEVFSYSNYSTKSDVWSFGVLMWEVFSEGKIPYENRTNAEVVEEINAGFRLYKPKLASKAIYEVMSHCWRMGKDERPSFSLLLFQLSEISEFDV